The DNA segment TGTAACGAACATTGCTCAAAATGCCCGAATTTAAGATTTTGTGATACATGTTATTTGGGTTCAAAACGAGATAATACACTTGAGCTTGAAAGAAAATATCAATTTTGCTCAAAACGATTAGAACAATTAAAATTATCACTACATATTTATGTTAGTGCGCTTGAATGTAACTTAGCTTCATTTGACCACTTAGATGCCTTCGAATAGTTAGAGTATTCAACTAAATGATTAATTAAGTAATGGTGCATTATATTTACAGTTCTTTGTTTTCATTAGTTTCTACATCAATAGGTAATGATGAAAACTTATTTAAGTTAACATTGCAACTATTCTGACACTGAGAGATACCGCTGAGATATAGACAAATATCTTACTCTGTTCTGGCTCAATGCTGGACAAAAAAGTTCGAGATTAAGCTAAAAAAGATACAGTTCGCATTACGAAAATATGATTAAATTTGGATGGCTTGGTTAGGTGATACGGCTGATTTTGCTCGACTAAGCCCGTTCTCTAATATTATTTGGATCACTTTCTCATAAGTTAATCCAAGCTCAATCTCACATGATTTTGGGAAATAACTCGAACCAGGTGTCATGCCAGGAACCAAATTGGCTTCAATAAAAAAACATTTTCCATCTTTGTTCGCTTTAATGTCTATTCTTCCAAAATCCCTTACACCAAGGTTAATGAAAGAATTAATAGCAAGTTGTTTAACCCTATGTTTTATCTCATCGTCTTCAATTCGTTTCAGTTCTTCAGAGTTGTCATTTTTCACTTTCCCCCCCAAAATTCTCAGTCCATTCGTTGATTCAGGTGGAATAATCTCAATAGGTGAAACAATTAATTCGCCATCCGATTTTCTTATTACAGCAACTGTAAATTCCCGACCATCCAAATATTCTTCAACCAATATTGGAATTCTAAATAATTCATGTAATGACAATATCTTAGCTTCGAACTCTGGAAAACTAGTTACAAACGAAAGATCGTCGATACCGTTGCCATTTGCTGCATCAGTTGGTTTCAAGAACAAGGGGAATTTAATTGGCAATTCACTTTTACAATTATACTGACCAGGGATCGCTGTGAAATATTTAGCAGTTGCAATCCCTTTACTCTGCAAATGGGATTTAGCGAGAACCTTATTTGAATCAAATTCCAAGACTTCCCTTAATGACCCAGTGAAGTTAATTTCATGCTTCATGAAATAGTCAGCCAACCAAATATTACCATTGTTACCAGTTGGGATATACTTAACCGCTAGAACGACTAAGTTTGGTTTTCTTTCTATCACTTTATCTAAGTCACTCACTGTTTCACAAACACTTAGTTTTGCAGTATATCCCATTCTGTTTATTGCATCTAACACACCATGACAAGCTTTAAAAGTGCCAAACCCAGTCTCTTTCAACTTTTCATTTGGAGTTGTGATGATCTCAATTTTCATTCTACGTGTCCTTGCTAGTGGGAGGATTGGTAACATGGGGGAACAGTATTACATTACAATTAACATTTAATAATAGGCAGTCGATATTTTCAAGGTAGTTGTGACCTTTTTTAGTTTTTACGCTACTTTATCGAACTATTAAGGCTTTATCACTATTATCGATTACGAAGAAAAATTATATCTGGCACTCAATCAATCGCAAGCGTTCACCAGACCCCACTTGAAAAATAAAATGAGACGATCATCTCTTGATCCATGTTTAGTATTTACATGATTGTTTCTATCATTGATAATTCAGATATGAAAAATAAAACATATCAAACAGAGCCGCCTGAAGTCGTTACCTTCTTTCAAAAATTCTTTATATGATAATAAGACATTAATTAAAAATGCCGAGATCGCCATGGCCTTAAAGATAATCCTGTCCGTATTGCTAAGCTATATTTCGTCTGCGAGTAATATGATCTGGTTGGCAGGCTCTGATCTTCAGGCTGCGACTAATCAGTTGCCCCAGTTTAAGCAGACCTTTGATATTCTTACTATTGAGATAGAATCATTAACAGAACTTGAAGTATCGGACACTGAAATCATTGGTTTGAAATGTCTGTCCGGTAAAATCGGTAATAAACGCTTTCTATTACGTTACAAATTCAACGGACGTAAATGCAGTATCACTATGAGATGTTTCCAGATATCGACACCCACCAAACTAGAAAAGTTGCACGTAAGTATAAAAGTATGATCGCTGATGGGATGGACCCTAAAGCCCTGCGTTTCAGACTGCAATCGGTCCGCCACGATAGTCATTGGATATTATTAACGAAAATGGCGATGCACCTCTCATGTTGTTTATGTTGTTTATGTTGTTTATTAGCGTTCTATCATGCACATTGATATGTTGTCTTCGTACTGTGCTTACCTGTAAATTACTCAATCCATATGGTAAATAAAATGCTTAATAAATTAACGTTGAAATCTAAATTGATCATTGCGATATTAATTCCATGCTTAGCTTTGATTCTTGTCAGTCTAGCAAGTCTCAATAGCATGTCCGTGATGGGACATAAAGCTGAACAATTATATCTAAATACAGCGGCGCCCATGCGAGCTTTGGCTGAAGTAGCGTCAAGAATTCCAAGAATGCGTGTGGGTGTGGATATGATGCTGTTACAAGAAACCTCATTACGAGATAAAAAAGGAATAAAAACGCGAGTCAAAGACGCGCACACAGAAGATATCCCTGAAATGCGTCAAGCTATTGAATATGCTGTAAAGGCTCAGGTGAATCCGCAAATAAAAGCAGAAGCAAAAGAGCTTTTAAAAACGTTTGAAGATATGGTCAGTAATGAATTGGTACCAATGTTAAATGCACTTGATAGCGGAGATTTATCGACAGCGAAACGGATATACAAAGAGCAGTATGCTAAATCATATGGCGTGATGAGAAAGGCAACTAGCCGTATTCTAGACTCATTATTAGTTCAAGCTGAGGAACATAACCAATCAAGTATAAGCACGTATGAATCTGCTAGAACGAACTTAATTGTTATCCTAACGATAGGCATTAGTATATCTATTCTGATCTCTTGGTTAATTATTTCTGGGGTACGACGGAGTGTAGATACGTTACGTAATGCGATGGTTGATGCCTCTGATAATATGTCACTAGATATACGTATTAAACTTAATGGGAAAGATGAATTTACTGATATTGCAGACAGTTTTAATCGACTGTTATCAAAAGTTCAGACTTCCATTGTTCAAATTGTTGAACATTCACAAGAGTTAGCTGAAATGGCAGCTGATGTTACAGATAAAGCACACGCGACACAGAATAATTGCAGTTTACAAAAAGATAGAACGATCCAAGTTGCAACGGCTGTGAATGAGTTAGGCATGACAGTAAAAGAAATTGCATTAAATGCAACTCATGCCGCTGATACCGCTACCGAAGCCAGAATTAGCTCCCGTAAAGGTCGTGAAGTAGTAAATCTGACACAACAGAAAATTAATGAATTAACCTTAGAGTTCGAGCAAGCAAGTCAAATGGTGAACACACTAGCTTGTGAAGTTGATGCGATTAGTTCAACGCTAGATACCATTCGCAGTATTTCTGAACAGACTAATTTGTTAGCGCTTAATGCCGCCATTGAGGCCGCTCGAGCAGGAGAAAAAGGACGTGGCTTCGCTGTAGTTGCCGATGAGGTTCGAACCTTAGCTGGTCGTTCTGCCAAGTCTACAGAAGAAATCCAAGAAGTTATCAATAAGCTTCAAGCCGAGTCCAAGAAAACAGTAATTGCGATGGAGCGCGGTAGTACTCAAGCGAGACTTGTTGTTGAGTCGGCGACTAAAATTAATGAGTCTTTAGCCGAGATTGATAACCATATAGATCAAATAAGTGAACAGAATATGCTAGTAGCAACCGCGACGGAAGAGCAATCTATCGTGGTAGAAGATATTAATCGCAACACAGAAGAAATTAATATGTTAACTGGAGAAACGGAAAATACGGCGGTACATCTGAAACACGCAAGTACTAAATTACAAACCTTATCAACTCAACTTGATAAAGCGGTGAGTATTTTCAATTTATAGTTGAAGTTTACAACCCGACAGCTTAATACTATCGGGTTGTTTTAGGTATTGAATGGTATCCGACTC comes from the Moritella yayanosii genome and includes:
- a CDS encoding D-alanine--D-alanine ligase family protein, producing MKIEIITTPNEKLKETGFGTFKACHGVLDAINRMGYTAKLSVCETVSDLDKVIERKPNLVVLAVKYIPTGNNGNIWLADYFMKHEINFTGSLREVLEFDSNKVLAKSHLQSKGIATAKYFTAIPGQYNCKSELPIKFPLFLKPTDAANGNGIDDLSFVTSFPEFEAKILSLHELFRIPILVEEYLDGREFTVAVIRKSDGELIVSPIEIIPPESTNGLRILGGKVKNDNSEELKRIEDDEIKHRVKQLAINSFINLGVRDFGRIDIKANKDGKCFFIEANLVPGMTPGSSYFPKSCEIELGLTYEKVIQIILENGLSRAKSAVSPNQAIQI
- a CDS encoding methyl-accepting chemotaxis protein, translating into MLNKLTLKSKLIIAILIPCLALILVSLASLNSMSVMGHKAEQLYLNTAAPMRALAEVASRIPRMRVGVDMMLLQETSLRDKKGIKTRVKDAHTEDIPEMRQAIEYAVKAQVNPQIKAEAKELLKTFEDMVSNELVPMLNALDSGDLSTAKRIYKEQYAKSYGVMRKATSRILDSLLVQAEEHNQSSISTYESARTNLIVILTIGISISILISWLIISGVRRSVDTLRNAMVDASDNMSLDIRIKLNGKDEFTDIADSFNRLLSKVQTSIVQIVEHSQELAEMAADVTDKAHATQNNCSLQKDRTIQVATAVNELGMTVKEIALNATHAADTATEARISSRKGREVVNLTQQKINELTLEFEQASQMVNTLACEVDAISSTLDTIRSISEQTNLLALNAAIEAARAGEKGRGFAVVADEVRTLAGRSAKSTEEIQEVINKLQAESKKTVIAMERGSTQARLVVESATKINESLAEIDNHIDQISEQNMLVATATEEQSIVVEDINRNTEEINMLTGETENTAVHLKHASTKLQTLSTQLDKAVSIFNL